In the Elizabethkingia bruuniana genome, CTATTAAAACAGATGCTAAATAACCTGCTATTTCCATTACATTTTACAATTGATACTGCAAAAATGAAATACTCGGAATCATTACACAGCTACTTTTGTCACATAAGGGTAATTTTATTTCTTCCCAGCTTTACGGTTCCGTTTTCTTCAAGCTGTTTTAGCAATCTGGAAACTACAGCTCTCGCCGTTCCCAATTCGTTTGCAAGCTGCTCATGGGTTGTCTGAATTGTTTTGGACACTGCAAGAGAAGATTTCTTTTGCAATAAATCCAGTAATCTTTCATCTACCTTTTTAAAGGCAATGGCATTTACAACCTCCAGAAGTTCTTCAAACCTTTTATGGTACAATCTGAAAATATAATCCAGCCATTGTGGATATTCTTTAATAAAAAGTGAAACCTTATCTACCGGAAGAAAAAGAATTTCCGCATCCTCTTCTACCTCAGCCCTGACCTTGCTCGTATCATTATGCAATCCGCCAAGAAAAGACATAATGCAGCTTTCTCCGGGTTTTATGTAGTACAACAGAATCTCACGCCCGTCTTCTTCGGTACGGATTACCTTCAGACTTCCTTTTACCACGATAGGAATAGCCCGGATATGGGAATTTTCATCCTGAATAATACTCCCTGCCTTATAGTCTTTTTGTACACTATTAGCATATAATCTTTCAATCAGTTCTGGTGAAGATTCAAATTCGGAAATTTTCTGCAGTTCTGTCATGTTCCGGAATTATTCTATTCTAAGTTTTTTCAGGTTCTGTCGGTAAGCATCCATAATGGTAGATTTGGTAATATAACCGATATACTTTCCGTCTTTCGTTAATAAGACATAGTCATGCCGGCTTTCTTCCATTATCCGTATTATTTTTGCTGTAGCATCATCAACAGATACAATATTAGCAGTAATGATAAATTCGGAGAAGTCAGTTTCTTGATCAAAAAAGAGATGTTTTCGGACATCGTTCAGCATAATAATTCCCTGAATAATTAATGACCGGTCGAGTACCGGAACAAAATACTGATTGGTATTGGTAAATATATCTTTAATCTCTTGCGAAGTAAAATCTGTAAATACTGTTTTCAGGTGACTGCTGTATAATAAACTTACATCGATTTTATCCAGGATATTGCGGTCTTTATCGGAAGTAAAAACAATACCTTTATCTGCAATACTATAGATATCCATGCTATAATTATCATACCTCTTTGCAATGGCATAGCTTATAGAAGAAACCAGCATAAGCGGAATAATCAGCCCATAACCACCTGTTATTTCGGCAATAAGGAAAATTGCAGTGAGTGGTGCATGGAATAATCCACTTAATAAAGCAGCCATACCCACAACCGTAAAATTATCTATAGGAAGGTTTTTAATACCGATAAGCGTCACAACCTTGGAAACAAAGTATCCCAGATAAGAACCTACAAAAAGTGAAGGCGCAAAATTACCACCATTCCCCCCGCTTCCCAGTGTTAGTCCTGTAGCGACAGATTTAATCATCATGGTAATCAGCACAAAAAGCATAATCCACCATTCATTTCCGTTAAGGTGCTCAAATAATGAATTATCCAGTAGCTCTCCGGCCTGATTATTGGCCAGTACTTTTATGTTTTCATAACCTTCACCAAATAATGGCGGAAACAGAAATATGAGCATTCCCAGAATACCTGCTCCTACAAATGCTCTTGTATATACATTCTTGGAATAACTTCCTATGCGATGTTCGACCCACCTAAAGAGCCGTGCATGATATACAGACAGAAAACCAGCGATAATCCCCAGAAGAACATAATAAATAGTATTATGATAATCGAAATTCAGCCCTCTTTTAAAAGATAATAATATTCCGCCATTCAGGGTCAGATTCGACATAATTGCTCCTGTAGCTGAGGAAATCATAATCGGAATAAATGCAGAGACACTCATATCCGCCAATATCACTTCTATTGCAAATAACACTCCGGCAACCGGGGCATTGAAGGCTGTAGCGATTCCCGCGGCTACTCCACATGCAAGCAGCAGCGTTCTGTCTTTGTAATTCAGCCGGAAATCCTGTGCATAATTAGATCCCAGAGCTGCTCCAGTAATCGTAATCGGAGATTCCAAACCTGCAGATCCACCCATACCAACCGTTAATGAGCTGGTAATAATCTGTGCATACATTTGTTTTTTAGGCATAAAACCCGATCTTTTGGCAACTGCTATCATAATCTGGGCAGTTCCTTTTTCGAGAGATCCATTAAGAAATTTACGAATAATCAGAACAGTAAGTACAATTCCCAGTATAGGCAAAATACTGTTCAGATAAGGTAACCTAAGGATTTTATTAACATAAGTTGTAAACTGAAAAACGTTATGGGCAAAAGTTTTCAGAACCGTTACGGCCAATGCAGAGGTTATCCCGACGATAACACAAGAGAAATACAAAAACTGCCTGTCCGACAATACGATCCTTAGCAGACCCAATATACTTTTTATGTTGTATATACTGCGGCGTATAAATTTTGGAGTTTTAGATTTCTTAATTTTTGGCATACCCCAAAATTAAGATTCATTTTTCTAAAAATTATGGATTCACTACTTTTTTTCTGTAATTATTAAGAGTCACTAAATTTAATTAGTTGAGAGAAGCCAGCCATATAAAGGCAAACAGGCATATCAGTAGTATTCCGGCACCACCGGAAATAAGATATGATATAAAATAGTACAAGAAACCTTTAATTTTTTTCTGAAAAGCATGAACAATAAGAACCGATAATGTATAAACAAAACCTGACATCAGAAAAGTAAGCAGTATAATATAGAAAAGTGCAGATTCTATGTTTAATGAAGCAGATGAAAGCATAATGTATTTTTTCGGAGATAGATAGTTTTCAACATTTATAAGATGAGTCAAATATACCTGTTTTTATATTTAAATGTATTATTCCACCCGAAAACACTTATCTATACAGGGGGTTCAAAAACAAATTCGTACTTTTATCAACAACAATCACAGAATGGATCGTGAAATATTAAAAGAAAAGCTCCTGTTTTATATTGCACAGGGAAATGGCTTAAGTAGTGAGGTAAGAGACTTGCTTATAGAGTTTCGTAATTTGGGCGGACATCAGGCCGATGCGGAAGAAATTGTAAAAGAGATAAAGCAAGAGTCTGTGGAAGAATTACAGGATCATGCTGATGATGTATTGGATATTATTACAGGATGGTGTGATTCCGAAATGCGAGTATGGAATGATGAGTAATGCTGGCCAATCTAATTAATTTCAAATAAGTATTCAATAAATGTCACAAAAATTTGTAGAATGCAGCCAACATGGAAAACAGGAAATGGCACTTATCTGTACCCATTTGGCACATAGTGTATCAGGAGATGCTCCATTGGGCTTTCATGAGCATGATGAAGGTGATATGGGCAGACCGGATGCATGGTGCAACCAATGCGATCTGGTATTAGACAAAGCGGAAACAGAAGATGAACTTGATGAATGGTTTACCAATTGTGATCATAAAATCGTTTGTGTCAATTGCTGGGATGAAGTAAAAGCACAAAATGTAAATACATCTGATGAGTAAAACCAATCCTGTTGTCTATTTTGAAATTCCTGTGAATGATCTTCAACGGGCTGTGAAATTTTATTCTGCAATATTCAATTTTACTTTTGAAAAAGAAATAATGGATGGTTACGAAATGGCTTTCTTTCCTTTTACGGAATCAAAAAGCGGAGTGACCGGAGCTTTGGTAAAAGGAGATGTTTATAAACCTACTAAAAACGGAGTAATCCTGTATTTCAAAACCGACAATATAGAAAACACTCTAAAAAAGGTTCTGGAAAATAGCGGAAGCATTTTATATCCAAAAACTTTAAATGAAAAGTTTGGCTTTGCAGTTGCCGAATTTTAAGATAGTGAGGGCAACAGAATAGCTTTGCATCAGAATTTGTAATTCTAATTTCTATAAGTCCCGAAAAGCCGGTCCCAGATAGAGGTATAAAAACCAAAGTTTTTGCGTTCGTCGAGATGATGAAGATTATGAAACCTGGTCGTCCCTATTCCCAGCTGATCAAACTTTGCCGGAAAAAACTCTCTGTTAAGATGTCCTATTGTTCCCCACATGAGATTAATTGTCAGATATATTATGATCGCAGTCAGCGAGAAATTATAGCACATTAACAGCACTATCATCATCAATCCAAAGCCTATCGTTTCAAAAGGATGGAGCACAAACAGACTCAGAAAATTTGTACTAATATGTTCATGATGTTTTCCGTGTAGCATTTTATAAATAGAGGGAGCGTGGGCCGCATAATGAAAGAGGTACATACAAAAATCCATCAGAAGAATTAAAGCCACAACTTCCAAAAAGACAATCCCTGCCGAAGTATTATTATCCAAAGTGATCCATTCACTTTTCCACAAAAGAACACCAAGCAGCATAATAAAGCTGTTGCAAATCACAGTAAGCAGACTAAGTAAAAAATCAGATTTAGTAACAGGATGATCTTCCTTCTGTAACTTGTCTTTACGACATGTTTTATCTACAAGCAGATATAATCCTATAGAAAACAGATACAAAAACAGATTAACTACAAGGCTGAATATAATCCATTCTCCCCATGAAAACTTCTGAAATACATTCAGATAATCAAAAAATTCAAACCCGTTAAAATTCATAATCTGGTTTCGCCAATTTTGGTGTTATAAAAATATGAAATTCGGTTTACAGTCTTACCCGGAAATCGATTTAACCACAAAAGCAACAAAAGTTTTTTTTAAAATATTTAAATTAAATGGAAAGCCTTGTGATATGCTTTGCCTTACACTGAAGAAACATTATTTACATACTTCTGTCGCTTTTATAAACCACAAGAATTAAACAAAAATGATCGGAATAAATATCCGATCATTTTTATTCATTTTAGTACAGGTATAAGTTACTGAGCAACTCTTATCCCGCTCGCCAGTAAACGGATTTCCGTTACAGGTGTTGTTATTTTGTCAATCTCGCTTTGAGGCTTTTTAGCATCTTCTGCATAGTGTCTTAATTCTTCCACAGAAGTTTGTTTTAACTGCGCTTTCCCGTCCAGTAAAATTGTTTTTCCTTTTATAGCAGTAGGCAGAAAGAAGGCATAATCTTTCATCTTAACAAATACCTTTGTTTTATCCGGATTATCTAAAGTAACCCAGCACCCTTTTTTAGGACAAACATCGGTAACAGTTGCTTTTACTGTAATATCCTGCACTTCTTTTCTTTCATTCAGAATTTTATTCAGTTCTGCCATATTTACGGCTCCAGCTTCCTTGGCTTTGGAAACTCCGGCACCATATTCCTCTCCTTTATTGGCGCTTCCTACAGGAGGTTGTGCAAATAATGTTATACTCACGAAAAGTAAGCTTAAAAAAAGTAGTTTTTTCATAATATTAATCTTGTTGTTTGTTTTATTTCGGGAGCTCTGGTGCTCTCATTTTATATTTATAACTGTTCAGAGTTTTCAGAAAAGCAACTACATCAAAGACTTCCTCATCTGTCATGTTAAGCTTTTCTACCATTCCCGACTTGTGTGGAAATTTTGGATCATTCACCTGATCACCTCTCGGCGTTTCTCTTCCCATTCCGGCATTGTACATCATCACAATATTCGCTAATTCCGGAAAAAGCCCATTGTGCATATAAGGCTTATTCTCCGATACTTCTCTTAGGGTAGGCGTTTTAAATTTGCCAACATCTTCATTTCTAAGAGTTACCAGATACCTTCCCAAATCTTCATATTTTCTGCCATAGTAGGTAAGCCCTAAATTATGAAATTTCTGGTCAGAAAAATAAGGTGTGTTATGACAGTTAATACAATTAGCTTTTGTACGGAATAAGTGCAGACCTTTAACCTCAGCATCTGTCAGTGCATTCCTTTTTCCGGAAACAAATTTATCAAAACGGGACGGTGGGCTGATCAATGATCTTTCAAAAGTAGCTATAGCTTTGGCAATTCGGTCTTCTGTAATTTCTGTTGTACCGAAGGCTTTCTCAAAATAAGGCTTATAACCTTTTATTTTACGGATATTTTTTGTTGCCAGGCTCATGTGCAAATTCATTTCTACCGGATTCTCAATAGGTGCCTTTACCTGTTCTTCTAATGTTGCTGAACGCCCATCCCAGAAGAAAGTCTTTGCAAAGCCTATATTCAGTAATGTAGGAGCATTTCGTGTTCCGTTTTGCCTGTCATGTCCGAAAGATACCCGATTACCATCTGCCCAGCCCAACTCAGGATTATGACAGGAAGCACAGGCAATCTGACCACTTTTAGACAATCGGGGATCTAAGAATAAAGTTTTCCCCAACTCCATTTTATCTTCAGAATAGGGATTATCTGCCGGATATTGCATATCAGCCAAAGGACCTATATCCTGAAAATGTTCTTCAGCCTCTGCAAATAAATGAGGTTTTGGCCATTTGGATTTATCCCCTCCCGAATAAAGATCACGCAACTCGTCCACCGTATAAGCCATAGGATCATTTGGGCGATATCCCAGCATTAAACCGACTGCTACAACTGCAATTATTGCTAAATATCTGTCTTTCATTCTTTAATAATAAACATTTAAACCTATCGTAGCTATAGTATTAGGTCTGCCATTATAAGTGGTAACAGTTTCTTTATATGTTTTATTGGTTAGCCACAACTGGTTAAAACCACCTGCAAATTCATATCTGATTTTATTGCTGTCCCATCGATAAGCAGCACTCAGATTAAGTCCAATTTTAGGTGTAGAATCATAGGCATAATCAGGCCGCGCTACTTTTTGTACAAAGGTATTTTCTTGCAAGCTTTGATATGGTACATAGTTGAATTCTTTCTGCACCGGAATATAAAGACTTTGCCCTACCCCAACAGCCAGTTTATGCCCTGGTATTATTGCAAATTCTTTTTCAATACCTGCATGATATTCAAAGAAAGATAACCTTCTGTCCATCACTACAGAAACATCCCTCACACGGTTTTTACCATAGCCTAAATCCAATAACAATTTATAAGCTTCATTCTTGTGATTGAACCATACAAGACTATTCTTCCAATTCAGGTTCTGTTGCTCCAACCGGTAAGAAGTATACTGTAAAACATAATTATAGTTTGCATCTAACTGATCTTTGTACGTTAATCTGGAGGCCATTTTGTAGCCTGAAAAACTACAGAGATAATTGATATAAAAACTATGCAGGTCAGTTTTTAATCCTGAATACTTCTCATATATTCTATATTTACTAAGGTCAGCGGCCTGATATTCGTAGATTCTATAGAATCGCTCAATGGCATTAACATAATCATAACCTATACTAATATGGATATTTGATGTATTAAATGCATATTCACCACCCCATACATAGCCATTTACTTTATATTCAGTAAGTCCATATCTCAAACCATTATACTGATTCCCATACCCTTCATTATACCGGATAAAAATACTATCATTAGATGGAACATTGGTATTGTTATTTACGAATACAATATTATTTCTGCGAAAATTATTGAAATATCTTCCCTTTCCAAAAAGGCTGTGCTTATTCCATGAAAATCCGACTTTTCCAAAAATTTTATATTGATAAGTACTTACCTCCGGGCGTGGATCTGCATCCTGGCGATAAGCTTTACTAAAATTACCTTCTGTTCCCAATTGTGTGATCAGGAATTTTACTGGTCTGTAAGCAACCTGCCCATTAATCAGATAATTTTGTTTCATCCATTTTGCTGCACGTGGTGCCCAGTAATAAGAAGGATTATGAATAAAGCTTGTATTCGTTGTTCTTTCATCTGTCAAAACAAATGGAACATTATCCTCATGTTCTCTGTTAATTTTTAAATTTCCGGATATAACAACTTTTGGATTCAGCTGATAGACGCCCTTGGATTCAAAGTTATAGTTTGACATTTTTTCCGGAGACTGAACTCTTTTAAAATTCTGTTTTCCAAATTCAGCGTTAAGAGATGTTGTTGAAAAGTCCAACGGTTGAAAAAAATTGATATAAGGATTCTCTATTCTTATATCCTTTTCAATGGCACTTATATTAATACTATCTAAACGGGTAGACTGAGAGTACAGGAACTGGCTGCACAATACAGCCATTCCCGTAATCCCTGATATAAAGAAATGTGAAAATATTTTATATTTATTGTGCATATCCTCTTGGGTTTGCTTCTATAGTTGTAAAGTCATTTGCAGAGTTGTTTGTATCCTGTAACACAACACGTCCGTTAATGATTTCTTTAGTCTTTCTGATAACAGAATACGATGAATAATCTGGTAATGCCAGTCCGTTTTTATTAGTAAAAGTCCTTGTAGCATCTACACTTGTTGGCAAGTCTTTCGGTGCTTTTTGATCTTTATCTGTAATATCAACCCCATCCAGAATAAAACTAGCAGGAACCTGTACAAACAAAGATCCTTTAGGGTTCTTAGGACTTGCTACTTTAGCCCATGAAGCTACCTGTTGTGGTGTAGCACTAATAATTGCCACTGCTGGTTTAGAAGTTAAATTCAGGATATAATCTGTAAGTGCATTTACCCAATGTACAAATTCCATATCCGGAACCATAATATTCTGGACATCCCATTGGTAAGGATTTTTACCCTGACTTTTTGCATAATCTCCTACATAAACTTCAAAATCAGCTTTGCTTAAATCAACCGTTAGAGAGGGGTTCTTAATCGTTACTTGTTTGCCATCATTTCCATCAAAAGGTGCTTTATGATTAATAGCAGTTTGTGCAATCACAATACTCTTCCCTGGTAAAATTGGATACTGTGTCCCATTTCCGGGAATTTTTATAATGGAACTGGCATATGCATAATCCGTATTCGCAGAGGATCCGCCACTAGCTGTCTGGCTCCAGTCATACTGCCCGTTGGCTAAAGTATAACTTGTTACATTATTATTTGTATTACCTTCCATTAGTGCTACGTACAGACCGTCTGCAAAAATTGTCTGGTCCGAATTATTATGTATCTCTATAAACTGATCTCTAAATGCAGCTCCTTCACTTGTAGATGATCCTGCATAATAAATTTGTTTAATAACCAAATCTCCAAGATTCCCGCTGGATACTGTGATAACTGTAGAAGAAACGTTAGCATTAATCGTAACTTTTTCCTGGAAGCCTCCAAAGTTTACAACCGGATAACTCGTTGTCTGTCCAAATGCTTTTTGATATTCGTCTTTGGTCATTTTCAATTCCGAAGTCACATTATAAGTTCCCGGGAGTATGCTGTTTAGCTTTAATTCTCCATTAGCATCAGTATTTCCTTTAATGCTATCTCTTGTCAAAGTATTCACTAAAACAACCTTTGCGTTGGCCGCACCCTTATTAGCAACATTCCCTGAAGCATTATCAAATTTTACCGTTACTGTAAAAGCCATTGGTCTGATTTCGTTGTTACCATTGAAATCATCACCTCTATTACACCCTATCAGGAATATAACAGGTATTAATAAAAGAAATATTAATTTTCTCATAGTATATATTATTATAAATAAGTTTAGAATTTATAAGACAGATTAGCCCCAAAAGATATTGGTGTAAAATTGGTATATTCATATCCCGATTCATTATAGGGTTTCAGGTTAAAAACATTGTTAACATAAACTGAAACTCTGAAGCCACTCAGGAAATCTTTTGTCACCCTAAGGTGGAAATTATGTAATGTCTTATGAGTTAATCCCGATACTCTTTCTTCAGAAGCCTTTCTGAATAAATTTGAATACTTTGGATTTTTCCTGTCATTTTCGGGGATCATTGTTGTACGAAAATTATAATCTATATAACCTACGGGATAGACTGAATCTGAATAGGTATTTCTACGATCTAAAAGAAAATTATCACTCCTAAGCCCTATAATCAATCCCGAATCTGGTAAATGATAGTCCAAACTAACACTAGCTCTGGCCATAGTTACTTTTCCACCTGTATTATCGTATAATCCATACTGAAAATTAGGGTCTACAACTTCCGGAGCTTTAAGGAAAAGAACCGAATTATCCCGCACACTTTCTGTTTCAACATAAGAAGCATTAAAACTAGGCACCAGATTCAGAGCCTTAATTTTTCTAAAGCCGACCATCATCTCTAGCCCTTTATCTGTAGATGTTGCACCATTTACCACTTGAGTCTGAACATAACGGAATTTTTCAGTACCCACAATTTCAAAAGTAGGTCGTTCAGTACCCACAATATTGACATTTACCTTCGCCTTATCTACTTCTTTAACAACAGATTTAGATGTAAATCCATCAAATAGTTTATTGTAATATGCTGTTAAGCTAATGGAGGCAAACGGAAGCTGATAATCCACCCCGACTTCCGTCTTCCAGCTTTTCGATGGCTTCAGATCTACATTATCTCCTGGAGTAACTACCGTTTGCATAATTCCTACTGTATAATATCCAGGCAGTCTGTAGTCTCCTAATAAAAGATCTATATATCTGGGACCTGTATATAGTTGGTTTAATGAAGGTGCTTTCGAAGTTAATCCTCCTCCTAATCTCAAACTTGTTCTTCCCATTTTGTAAGCAACATTTACCCTTGGAGATAGTGTTGATACAGAGTTTTGTAAATCATATCGAAGTCCAAGATTTGCACGTAGCGAATGTTTATTGGCAAAAACTTTATAAATATTATTCTGAATATAAAATGCAGTTTGAGTAGATGCTAAAACATTATCTCTGTAATTATAATCTCTTGCGCCATCAACAGAGCTTTTTGTTATTGTAGTCGTTGCATATTGTCCGGCAGTACCATAGCGCCCAACACCAAAATTATCACCATATCTAAAGTTAAAACCTATAGAATAATCGTGTATCCATTTTGATTGGGCCGAAATATAACGACCATTTAAACTTACATTAGAATAAAGATTAAAAGGTTTACCCTCTACAAAAATTAGGTTGTCATAGCTTGGAGGTGTATAAGGTGCATAATAAACACTGTTATCGGTAGCATTCCCATAGGGTCTGGCTCCCATGTTCAGAAAGTATTTCCTCATAGAATACTGATCTCCATAACTTACACCAACATCGGCGCTCAGATTTTTCAAACCATTTTCTCTTCCTGGTTTAGAAGTAAGTCTGTAAGTAAAATTATTGCTTAACGAAAAATTCTTGTTATTACTGTTGATTGTAAGCCCCGTTAAATCATCAGGATCCTTTTTACCTTCACTTATATTTTGTGAAAAACTAAATGAAAGCTTATTCCTCAATTTAGAACCTGTAACACTCCACATGGCATTTGTGCTGAAACGATTATAGCTCACAAGGCTCGATCTTGGCTCTACAATAGAATTCATATAATCTACAGAAACACTCAAAGCCTGATTACCTTTTATTTTAAATCCTTTATTCAGTCCGAATTGATATGTTCCTTCTTTAATCGAGGCTTCAACGCGAAGTGGCGACTGCCGTGCAATAGTATTTACTTTTATCAATCCGGTAGTCAGATCTCCATATTTAGCATCCGGAATACCTTGTATTACCTCAACACTCTCGATATTCACTACTGGAATCTCTCTAAGATCCATCCCGTAATTAGGCTGTCCCGGAGTAAGATTTCCGGCACTGGATGTCGTTCCAAAACTAGTTTTATAAGGTGGATCATAAGCAGAGCTGACACTCTGCATATTTTCATTGTTGGACACAACCACATCGTTTACCATTAGCTGTACTCCAAAAGCTTTATTCCCGTAATCATCTCCGCCTGGGATTTGACTGCTACCGGTAATAGAAGCGCCGCTTGCCGTACGGAATACAATATTTTTAAACTGAGTATTGTTAAAAGGCTGCACATACTGCCCGGGTAGTTGCTGTAATACATCTCCAATAGAAAATGCCTGTACATTGTGTAAAGCTTCCTGCCTGATGCCAATCTCTGAGAATACTTTTTTCTTGGCAAACAGTTCTACTTCTTCAATCCGGATCTCGGATTTCTCTCTTGGTTTTGAGACAACAAGAATATATTCTTCATTTTCTTTTAACATAATTGTCTCAGGCTCTTTTCCTGGTTCTCTAATGATGAAGCTACATTTTCCCAATAACTTTATATCACCACTTTTTGTTTTGGTAAAATTACAGTCCCGGACATTCAGAGAAGCTCCTTCAGCATATCGAAAATAAGATACCTTTCCATCATGTATTGTTTTCGATTGCCAATTTTGGGCATGCAAAGAACTGGCAGCCACCAAAAGCATGGTAGCGCTTAGTAAAGATTTATTCACATCATACAGATTAAGCGACAAAGTTATTTATATTTTTTCTAAATAAAAATAAAATTGTCTCATTTGCAGACTTTATCAACTATGATTTAAAAGAAAAATAATCTAATAACCCTAGGATAAAACGATGAATAGTCGGGCTTTAAAGCGATTTACAGAAATTTAGAAAAATATTTATTTAATGATAAATATCATCAGTATATTTAACTTCAAAATAACAACATGAGATACTTATATTGCTTTTTTATCCTGTTTTGCTTCAATTCAAAATCTTTTGCACAAAAACAAAATGCTGTGAAATCGGAGACAAAAGAAATTGAAAGTGGAAGAATTACGAAACAATTTACAAATGGTAAGCTTACTAGCTTTACAGTGGATATGGCGGCTGTAAATTATGGAAATACACTTTTCTTCACAAAAGAAGATAATATCATTAACATAAAAGACGGGCAGAAACCCGATGCATTGATCAGAATTTATCTAAAAAACAAAAGATATACAACTGATCTCCAGTATCAAAATAAAGAACTGATGTATATTGAGTCAATTGATTTAGACCTCAATAATCTACCGCCAAACAGCATTATCTCTTCTCAATACAAAGATGGAAAAGCAGAAAGCATTATCAGCAGAGCCAATCCCGAGGATACCCGTGGGTTGGACAAAGTGTTAAAGTTATTCTGGAGAATGGATAAAAAAACAAATCTTACAGATATTGATTCTATCTTCAATGCACTTGCAGATGACTTTTCACAAGAAGATGCATTACTGAAAATATATTATGGTCGCTATGCTGATAAATTTGAACCTTTACCCACTGCCTATCTAAATACAGATAATTCAGGGAAAATTAAAAAGGGAATTATATGGACAGAGACCAGTGGTCAGAATGGCAAGTATAACATATACAGTAATGGGAAAGTTACTAAATCTGCTAATCAGAATCTGACAGACTTCCAGAAAACTATTATGGATTATATGGAAAAGTAGAACTTAGAATTAACATTAAAATAACAAACAGTATGTCAGTCTGGACTGAATTATCCGAAGTGAGGCTGAGAATAGTTCTGTACAGGAATCTTTTAAATCATTAAGAAATTAAGGGTATTGAGAGATGTTAGCAAGAAAATAAGCTAAAATTTCTTAATAACTTAATGGTAAAAATTATGCTAAAATTAGCATTCCTTCAAATTAATTTATTGATTTTCTTCCTGAGATTCAGACTCCCTGTAATTACTGACAGCTTTCTGCAGCTTTTGCTCAATACGCTTCTTTAATCTCAGTGGCTGATATAGTACCAGACTTTCTCCAAAGCCTAACAACAAACGTTCTAGTTCATAATTTAGCTGAACTTTTATCCCAAAGATGGTCCCATCATCTTTCTCTTCCACAATCTGCTGACTGTGATGCAAAGGTTTTGTTTTTACATAAGGAGCATTGCTTTTATCCACAAAGAAAACAACATTTCGGGGATGCATACTCTCCGAAACAGTAACTCCTACAACATCTTTAAA is a window encoding:
- a CDS encoding TonB-dependent receptor plug domain-containing protein, which produces MNKSLLSATMLLVAASSLHAQNWQSKTIHDGKVSYFRYAEGASLNVRDCNFTKTKSGDIKLLGKCSFIIREPGKEPETIMLKENEEYILVVSKPREKSEIRIEEVELFAKKKVFSEIGIRQEALHNVQAFSIGDVLQQLPGQYVQPFNNTQFKNIVFRTASGASITGSSQIPGGDDYGNKAFGVQLMVNDVVVSNNENMQSVSSAYDPPYKTSFGTTSSAGNLTPGQPNYGMDLREIPVVNIESVEVIQGIPDAKYGDLTTGLIKVNTIARQSPLRVEASIKEGTYQFGLNKGFKIKGNQALSVSVDYMNSIVEPRSSLVSYNRFSTNAMWSVTGSKLRNKLSFSFSQNISEGKKDPDDLTGLTINSNNKNFSLSNNFTYRLTSKPGRENGLKNLSADVGVSYGDQYSMRKYFLNMGARPYGNATDNSVYYAPYTPPSYDNLIFVEGKPFNLYSNVSLNGRYISAQSKWIHDYSIGFNFRYGDNFGVGRYGTAGQYATTTITKSSVDGARDYNYRDNVLASTQTAFYIQNNIYKVFANKHSLRANLGLRYDLQNSVSTLSPRVNVAYKMGRTSLRLGGGLTSKAPSLNQLYTGPRYIDLLLGDYRLPGYYTVGIMQTVVTPGDNVDLKPSKSWKTEVGVDYQLPFASISLTAYYNKLFDGFTSKSVVKEVDKAKVNVNIVGTERPTFEIVGTEKFRYVQTQVVNGATSTDKGLEMMVGFRKIKALNLVPSFNASYVETESVRDNSVLFLKAPEVVDPNFQYGLYDNTGGKVTMARASVSLDYHLPDSGLIIGLRSDNFLLDRRNTYSDSVYPVGYIDYNFRTTMIPENDRKNPKYSNLFRKASEERVSGLTHKTLHNFHLRVTKDFLSGFRVSVYVNNVFNLKPYNESGYEYTNFTPISFGANLSYKF
- a CDS encoding DUF6850 family outer membrane beta-barrel protein, producing the protein MHNKYKIFSHFFISGITGMAVLCSQFLYSQSTRLDSINISAIEKDIRIENPYINFFQPLDFSTTSLNAEFGKQNFKRVQSPEKMSNYNFESKGVYQLNPKVVISGNLKINREHEDNVPFVLTDERTTNTSFIHNPSYYWAPRAAKWMKQNYLINGQVAYRPVKFLITQLGTEGNFSKAYRQDADPRPEVSTYQYKIFGKVGFSWNKHSLFGKGRYFNNFRRNNIVFVNNNTNVPSNDSIFIRYNEGYGNQYNGLRYGLTEYKVNGYVWGGEYAFNTSNIHISIGYDYVNAIERFYRIYEYQAADLSKYRIYEKYSGLKTDLHSFYINYLCSFSGYKMASRLTYKDQLDANYNYVLQYTSYRLEQQNLNWKNSLVWFNHKNEAYKLLLDLGYGKNRVRDVSVVMDRRLSFFEYHAGIEKEFAIIPGHKLAVGVGQSLYIPVQKEFNYVPYQSLQENTFVQKVARPDYAYDSTPKIGLNLSAAYRWDSNKIRYEFAGGFNQLWLTNKTYKETVTTYNGRPNTIATIGLNVYY
- a CDS encoding DUF4876 domain-containing protein — protein: MRKLIFLLLIPVIFLIGCNRGDDFNGNNEIRPMAFTVTVKFDNASGNVANKGAANAKVVLVNTLTRDSIKGNTDANGELKLNSILPGTYNVTSELKMTKDEYQKAFGQTTSYPVVNFGGFQEKVTINANVSSTVITVSSGNLGDLVIKQIYYAGSSTSEGAAFRDQFIEIHNNSDQTIFADGLYVALMEGNTNNNVTSYTLANGQYDWSQTASGGSSANTDYAYASSIIKIPGNGTQYPILPGKSIVIAQTAINHKAPFDGNDGKQVTIKNPSLTVDLSKADFEVYVGDYAKSQGKNPYQWDVQNIMVPDMEFVHWVNALTDYILNLTSKPAVAIISATPQQVASWAKVASPKNPKGSLFVQVPASFILDGVDITDKDQKAPKDLPTSVDATRTFTNKNGLALPDYSSYSVIRKTKEIINGRVVLQDTNNSANDFTTIEANPRGYAQ